CGCTACTGTTTTTTTATGATGCAGCTCTTGCTATAGAAACAGGATCGAAAAATTGGTTTCGATTTGGACCATTAACGTTTCAACCAGCAGAACTAGTCAAAATATTATATATATTAATGCTATCATACGTCGTGACAAGGCATAATCAAGAATTTGGAAAACGAGATATGAAAACGGATGGATTATTAATAGGTAAGATGTTGTTGGTTACCTTGCCTATTGCTATATTACTTAATCTACAAAATGATTTTGGAACGATGTTAGTATTTTTGGCTATATTAGGAGGTATATTTTTAGTTTCTGGTATTTCGTGGAAAATTGTATTATCCGTTGTGGGAATCTTTTTAGTATTAGGTGTCACACTGATTTTTTTAGTGACAACAGAAAATGGTCGTCAATTTTTGTACAGATTGGGATTTAAATCTTATCAGTTTGCTAGAATTGATGCATGGATTAATCCATTTTTTGATCCGACAGGTCAATCCTATCAACAAGTTCAAGCATTATTAGCTATAGCGACTGGTGGCTTTTTTGGTAAAGGATTCAATGTATCTGATGTTTATGTTCCTGTTAGATCATCTGATATGATTTTTTCAGTAATTGCGGAAAATTTTGGTTTTGTGGGTAGTATTTTCGTGATTCTTTTATACTTACTACTGATTTATCGAATGATTCATGCCTGTTTTGAAACAAAAAATGTATTCTTTTCTTATGTGACAGCTGGTGTGGTGATGTTGATTCTTTTCCATGTTTTTGAGAATATTGGAGCAAATATTGGTTTGCTTCCCTTAACTGGAATTCCTTTACCTTTTATTAGTCAGGGTGGTTCAGCTTTAGTCAGTAATATGATTGGTGTGGGCTTAGTTATGAATATGAGATATCATTATTCATCGAAAAAAACAAGCTAGCGTAGTTTAATAACTATGTTAGCTTGTTTTTGTAGCTTAATTTGTTGAAAAAATAATATTGGCTTGTTTATTACTAATATGATGTTGTGAGTCATTTTTATTAATCTTAAATATAATTAATTCATTGAAGTCATCGATATCTAAAATAGTGATGGTATCACCAATAGATAAGTTGATACTATCCAGATAAGTTAAGACAGATACATCATCCATCACTCGTCCAATAATTGGCATATCGCCAATTTTAAATTCAGTTAAGGGAATAATCGCTTGTTCGCGGTAATTTTCTTCTGTTGGGATAATACCACCATGGGGACAATTTGTTGGGTTACCTAGATAGTCATAGAGTCTATCAAAAAAGACAGAGTCTTTGACATGTTCTAATTCTTCAGATAAATGGTGTAAATCATATAAAGAGTATCCCAATTTATCATATAAGAATGTTTCGATGATACGATGATTTCGAATGATGATAATTGTTTGATTTAATCCTTCTAAAGTTAATTTAGCACCAGTATAAGGTTTATACTCAATCAAGCCATCTTTCTGCAGTTTTTCAACCATTTCACTAACAGATGCTGGGGATACATGAAGATGTTGGGAGAGTGTCTTGTTTGAAACAAATTCGTCAATTCCATTATTTTCATAAATTGCTTTTAAATAGTCTTCTTTATTGGAAGATCTTGACATGCTTGTCCCTCCTACAAAATAATTGCTAAAATATATTAACTAATTTATTCTATCATAAAATTTAAAATTATATTAGAAAAAAGAAAAAATGAATCTTTTTTTTAATAATTGATATGCTATACTATAAACGTATTAAATAAAGAAGTGAAGGTGAGAAAATGACAACTTTTTATTGGTATCCTAAATGTTCAACTTGTAAAAAAGCGATAGCTTGGTTAGATGAACATAATATTGAGTATAACTTAATAGATATGATTGAATCACCACCTACAAAAGAACAATTAATTCATTGGATGGAGACAAATGACTATCCAATTCGTCGTTTTTTTAATACAAGTGGTGTACGTTATAGAGAACAACATTTAAAAGAAATTGTAAATGATTTTTCTAAAGAAGAGGCTGCAACACGTTTAACTGCTGACGGTATGTTGATTAAGCGACCTATTTTAGAAGTAGGAGATAAAGTGTTATTAGGCTTTAAAGAAACAGATTATGAGTCATTATTGTTAAACTAAATAAGGAAGTGTTAATATGTCAGAAGAAACATTATGGGTTAAAGACGTTGAGAAGGGGAAAATGGTTGGCTTAACTTCTACAGCTCAAGACGATTTAGGAAGTATCACATTTGTGATGTTGCCAAAAGTAGGTAAAGAGATAAAAATAGGCGATCCTATCGTTGAATTAGAAGCTGAAAAAGCAGTTGTTGAATATGATTCACCTGTTTCAGGTACTATTGTATCCATTAACGAAGAAGCTGAAAAAAATCCTAAGTTACTTGATGAAAAAGATGCTTGGCTATGTATTATTAAATAGAAAAGAACCCACATAATGTGTGGATTCTTTTTTATTTTCTGTCCTTATCAGTAGGGGATGGCTTGACTGAAAAATTAACGGTTGTTTTTTCTTTTTCAGGTTTATCTTTTTTATCCTCTTTTGGTTCTATTGCAAATTCTTCAAACATCTTTTCAAGTGAGTCTTTTCGTTTAAATGTTAATCCCATTTATAATTCCTCCCAGGTTATAGGTTTGATATAGTGATTGGGTTGAGCTTTATACCTGTCAAAATTTGTTTCTTTCTTTAATAACCAGTCTACCAATGTTTTACCAATTATTGGTCCAGTTGTCAAACCAGAAGACCCTAAGCCACTGGCAACCCACAAGTTTTTAAGGCCTTTTACTTCGCCAAAAAATGGTAAAAAATCTGATGTGTAAGCACGAGTTCCCACTCTGTGTCGTGTGATAGGTAATTCAACTAAAGAATTAATAGTATCACTTGCCACCAGTTTTAGATGCTCTAATTGTGTATAATCGGGTGTTAAGTCAAATCCTTCATCATTTTCATGAGTAGCACCAATTAATATGTTTCCATCATAAAAAGGGATGATATCAGATTCTCCAACAGGCATGATAACAGGTAAATCTGCTGTAGAAAGATTAGATTGTACTTCAATGAGTTGTCCTTTTTGTGGTCTAATATCAACATGATAGTGAAGTGGTTCTAACAACTGAGGTAACCATGCTCCAACACTTAAAATTAATGAATCAAACATCAAAATGTCATGTTTAGTATGGACGTTCCATTGATGATTCATATATTCTATCTTGGATACGCTCGTTTTTATTAACTGATCACTTTCTTTTAAAATAGAATGAATCCCATTGATTAGTTGTTCTCCATCAATTTTAGCACCACCTGTAATAAATAAGGCATCATCTGTTGATGTGATAAATGGGTACAATTGGTTGATTTCTTTGTCTGATAGATGAGAGATATCGCCAATTTCTGGAGCATCTACTAAACGTTTGTGAGCCATTGATTCTAATTTATCAAGAAGTTTAGGCGTTTTTTTATAAAGTAACGTTCCAGTTTTATGATAGATTTTTGTTGTATCTAAAAAATCTGATAAATCTGACATGTACCGAGTGTAAAACTTAGCCCCTTCTTTAGCTAGAAAGTACCACTCCTTATTTCTTCTTTGTGATAACCAAGGTGAAATGATACCGGCAGCAGCTGAGCTGGCTTGACCAGTTCCATCATCAAACAAGGTGACATCAATAGTTGGTTCCTGAGATAAATAAAAGGCGGCAGTTGAACCAACAATACCACCACCTATAATTCCTACTTTATGTTTTAATGACATATTATCATATCCTTTTAGCTTTATTTACTTGGATAAAAAGGCTCGACATGGACATCAATGTCAAAAATATCATATTTTTCTTTTAGCTCAGTTTCTAATTGATCGACTAATTGATGACTATTTTCAACAGTTAGAGTTGGATTCATTGAGACAACAACGTCTAAGAATACATTAGCCCCTAAACTTCTAGCACGAATGCTAACGACATCCATAATACCATCCATATTCAGGATATCATTTTTATATACTGTTAACAAATCTTTATCAAAACCATCAGATAAATAAAATGTACTTTCTTTGAAAATTTCATAAGCTGTTTTCAAAATGATACAGCCAATAATAATCGCAGTTAATGTATCAAGCCAACCTAATTTAAATGAAGCAGCAAAAACAGCAATAGAAGTCCCAATACTTGTTAGCATGTCACTAAAATTGTCTTTGGCGACGGCATGTAAAGCTTGACTGTTATTTTTTTCTGCAATTTTTTTATTAATCAAGTAAACCCCATACATAATTGAAGCAGAAAATAGACCAACATAGGCAGCTAATTGACTTGGTTGTTCCAGTTGCCTATCTACAATAGAACGGATACCATCCATCACCACTTGAACCCCCACAGCAAACATAATTAAAGAAGTTAATAAAGAGGCGACGTTTTCTGCTTTCCAATGCCCATATCGATGCTCATTATCAGCAGGTTTACGAGAAACTTTTAGTCCAATTAAAACAGCAATAGAAGCAATCATATCTGTGAAGTTATTCAACCCATCAGCAGATAAAGCTTGAGATTTACCATAATAACCAGCAGCTAATTTGATAAAAGCTAAAAAAATGTACGTAAAAATACTAATAAGGGCGCCTTTTTCTGCTTGTTTAATTTCATTAATCCTTTTTGTCAATAAACTCACTCCTTAAATGATACGAGAGTTAGTATAACAGACAAATGACCATTTAGAACAGATAGAAAAAAATATTAAGGCAACCTAAAAAATAAAATAAAAAGCCCCAAAATTAATTGAGACTAAGCTGCAGGATTAATTAATACCCCGTTAATATTATGGACTGTTGTTAAATTAATACGTTCATCATATTTTTCATCTGTTCCTTTTTTAGAAAAATTAAAGTATAGGTCATCCCCGTTATAAACTAATTCAAAAAAGTCGATATCATCATAGATAAAACGTTCAGAATTATTATAGATAACGACAATTCGTCCTTTTGTAATATATAAATTTGATAATAATACTTTATTTTTTAACTCAATAAGTGAATGTTTTCTTGGCATAATTATCTCTCCTTTTGTATGTAGTGTATCATAAATAACAGAGTTGATAAAATAATTAGAAATTATTCAAACGTTAGAGTTTCTAAACGATCAAAAGCTTCTTCTAAAACAGGAATATCTTGTGTCGCTGCTAATCGAATAAAGTTTGAACCACTTTCTCCAAAGGCTTGACCTGGGATAACAAGAATTTGTTTTTCTGTTAATAATTTCTTAGAAAAGGCGACAGAGTCCAAACCTGTCCGACTAATGTTAATGAAGGCATAAATACTTCCTTTTAGTGAGTGAACACTTAAAAATGGAATGTCTTGGATACGTTTTTCAATATATTCTAAACGTTCTTTAAATAAATGAACCACTTCTTTTGATACATCTTGATAGTGGTCTAAAGCATAAATACCAGCCCGCTGAGAAGGAGTAGGAGCAGAGTAAGTCACATCTTCAGATAATAAATGACAGGCATCGTTAATATATTTTGGTGCAATCATATAGCCTATTCTCCAACCAGTCATAGCAAATGTTTTTGAAAAACTACTAAAGGTAATCGTATTATCTGGCGCTAATGAAGCCATAGGAGTAAAAGGTTCGCCAAAAGTGAATGCTTCATAAACTTCATCTGATAAGATAAATAAATTATGTGTTATTGCGAGTTCCGCTATTTTAGTTAAGGTACCTTTAGAAAAAACGGCACCAGTTGGATTATTTGGAGAGTTAATGATAATGGCTTTTGTTTTTGTCGTAATAGCTTTTTCTAAAATAATTGGATCAATTTGAAAGTCATCTTTCTCATAAGTTGGAATGATAATAGGTGTTCCACCAGCCTCAATAACTTGTGTTTTATAAGGAGAAAAGTAAGGTTCATGTATAATGACTTCATCTCCTTCATTTAATAAAACTTGAAGAGTAAGATACATACCTTGTAAAGCACCCACAGTAGCGCGTACTTGATTTTTTTCAAAAGATAAATCATATTGTTTTTTATAAAAATTGATAACGCTTGTTAAAAAGTCGTCACTTCCATCAGAAGCAGTGTAATGCGTGTGTCCGTTATAAGTGTCTTTAAATGCCGAGTCAATAATTTCTTTAGGAGTTGTGATGTCGGGATCGCCAATAGATAGATTTAATAGGTTAGGGGTTTTACTGGCTAAATCAGTAAATTCCATTAATAAATTTTCGCTTGGTATTTGGTAAAAAGTATTTAACATTGTTTTATTCATTGATATCCTCCTTAATAATAAAAAAAGTCAAAGGTTTCTCCTTTGACTTTTTTATAGTACTTTTTCTAAAAAGCCTTGTGTTCTGTCATTTTTTGGGTGTAAAAAGATATCATCAGGGGCTCCTTCTTCTTGAATTACCCCTTTATCCATAAAAATCACTCGATCGGCTACTTCTCGGGCAAATCCCATCTCATGAGTCACGACGACCATGGTCATGCCTTCTTCGGCTAACGCATTCATAACGGCTAGAACTTCACCAACCATCTCAGGATCTAGCGCACTCGTTGGTTCGTCAAATAACATGACATCTGGATGCATCGCTAGGGCACGCGCGATCGCGACACGTTGTTGTTGACCACCAGATAAACTTTTTGGGTATTGATTGGCTTTATCTTTTAGTCCAACTCGTTCTAATAGAGCAAGTCCTTCTCTGTCAGCTATGTCTTGTGACTCATTTTTTACTTTTACTGGGCTAATAGTCAAATTTTCTAACACTGTTTTATGTGGGAAGAGGTTAAAGTTTTGGAACACCATCCCCATTTTTTGACGGAGTTGATTGATGTCTACTTTTGGATCAAGTAGGTTGGTTCCCTCAAATTCAATCATACCACTAGTCGGTGTTTCGAGTAAATTTAAACAACGTAGAAACGTACTTTTTCCGCTACCAGAAGGGCCAATCACTACAACCACTTCACCTGCTTTTATATCTAGATTAATTCCTTTTAAGACGTCATTATCACCAAAGGATTTTTTTAAATCGTGTATCTTAATCATTGGTACCAATTCTCCTTTCAGCTACACCTAATGCACGAGATAAGGTGAAGGTTAATACAAAATAAATCAATGATGCAATTAAAATTGGTAAGAATGGTTTGAAACTTGCACCACGTACTACGCCTGCTTGGAACATTAATTCAGATACCCCGATAACAGATACCACAGATGATTCTTTAATGACAGTCACAAACTCATTTCCTAAAGCAGGTAAAATATTTTTAATCGCTTGTGGCATGATAATATATCGCATCGCTTTTTTCTGACTCATACCTAGAGATCGTGCCGCTTCAGCTTGTCCTTTATCAACGGCGTTTAACCCAGCACGAATGATTTCAGCTACATAAGCCCCACTGTTTAGTGATAAGGCCACACAACTTGATGCAAGAGCACTTAGGTTAATTCCTAAAACATTTAGTCCAAAGAACACTAAAAAGATTTGAACCAGTAGGGGAGTCCCACGCACGTATTCGATGTAGATGACTGAAATCCACTTAAATAATTTATTTTTCGATTGTTTCATTAACGCAAGCAGTGTTCCTAAAATACTACCAAACAGTACCCCAATAATGGCTAGGAAAATCGTGTAGCCAGTCCCTTTAATGTAGTAGGGAGCATATTTTTTCATAAAAGACTCATCTTGGAACATATAAGGAATGACTTCTTTTTTGTACTCAGTCATTAAATCTTTATCATTAATTTCCTTTATAGAAGCATTAACTAAATTTAAAAAATCAGGTGCATTTTTTTGTATAGCCACTGCCGTTCCTTTATTTGCATTATCAAGTCTAATATCAGCAAACATTAATGAGTTGTCTTGTGTTAGGTAAGCTTCAGCGACTGGCTCTTCAATGACAGCAGCATCAATTTTCTTTTTTTGGAGTTGTAAAATAATATCAGGTACTTGTTGGAGAGAGACTGTATTGGCATGTAATTCATCGTTAGAAAGTTCTTCTTGCATGGATTGAACTTGTGCTCCAACTTTTATACCGTTAAAATCATCAACTGTTTTAAATTTATCTTTGTCTTCTTTTCTAATAACTATTTTTTGTTCGACTGTCATATAAGGATCAGAAAAATTAACTTCTTTTAATCGTTCTGGAGAGGGAGACATACCAGAGATAATTAAATCAATTTTTCCAGTTTTAAGCGCCCCAATTAACGCATCAAATCCATACTCTTCGACTTTTAATTTAACGCCCATATCATCTGCAATTTTTTGAGCGATTAAAATATCAGTCCCAACGACTTGATCTTTTCCATCCATTGTTGCGTGGAACTCATATGGAGCATAATCAGCAGACAAACCAACTGTCAATACCCCTTTATCTTTAATATTTTTCAAAATAGTCTCTTCTTCTGCAAATGTATGTAATGGCACTATAGTAGTTAGTACACCAATAATAAGTGTAAATAATAGCATTAACTTTTTTCTTAGTGAGCGTTTCATTACAAAACTCCTTTCTTTTTATCATGTTTTTCATTATAGAATAAATATAATTATTATTCAATATTTTTTGGATAAATGTATAAAAATGACTTATATTCAATTTTTTAAGACTGTTTATACATTTTAAGGATAATTATATTTTTATAATGATAAAAATTAAAAATAGATTGAGTTTGTTATAATCAAGCAGGTTGAATAAACCTCATTAGATGGAAGAGGAGGAGTAGGATGAATAAAAAATAAAAATTGGGTTAGCGCTATTTGGTGCAACAGTACCGAGAAGATGCAAATCTTGTTGGGGTGCCTGATGGTAGAACCATTTATTGAGAGACGAATCAAGAAAAAAGATAAATATTTTGACAATTTAAACTTACGTAAAGCTCTATCATATGCAATAGATGGAGAAGCCATTATCAACCATGTACTAGGAGATGGATCTAAGATTGTATGCGGGATTGTATCTAAAGGGCTTTCGTCAAATCCCAAAACAGTAAAAGATTTTGTTGCAGATTCATAGAAGTACAAAGAGTTTGATGAAAAAAGAAAAAGAATATTTTGAAAAAGCTAAAAAAGAGTTGATTATTGATACGCATCGTTTCGAGATTTTAACAGATGATCATGACTCAACGAAAACATTGCTGAGTACATTCAAAGTGCTTATAAAGATGTATTAGGAATTGAAACAAACGTAGCAATTACCACAAAACCCATTCGTCCTGACTGTACGACTGCAAAAGGGGGGGAGATGGTCGTGACTGGTTGGGGAGCAAATTATAACGATGTGAGTTCATTCTTAAATTTATTTGTGACAGGAAATAGTTACAACAAAGGGAAATATTCTAATCCTAAATACGATAAATTAATCGAAGGATCTAGAACAACGCATGCAACTAATTTAGAAGCGAGATGGCAAAATCATTTGGATGCTGAAAAAGTATTGTTGGGTGAAGGTTATGCTGTCATTCGACTATATCAAGTAGTTGAAGGACATTTAATTAATCCTAAAACAAAGGATATGGTCGTCATGTTGCTGGAGCTCCCTATGATTATAAATATATGTCAGTAGAGTAATCATAAATTTGAGTATAGAGATTTTACTTAGAATAGTTTTTATATAATTAATCAATAAAATGTAACAAAGTACCCCGTTGAATTCATGTAAGAGTGAAGCTGAACGGAGGTGTTTTTTATTTTTAAATTTGTTTTGAGTATCAAATTAAAATGATTTTTGTTATAATTAGACAATAGTTACTGAATGTCTAGATGTCTAAAGGAGGCGTATTTGTATGTTACCACAAACAGGAGAAGTTATTATGAATTGGCTGCCATATATAGGCATTGCACTTGTTGTCGTTGTAGCTTTTTTATTGTTTAAGAAAAAAAAATCTAATGACGATGAAGAACAAAATGAACCATAACACAAGAAGCACCTTTTTAGGTGTTTTTTTGCTATAAAGAAAAGGAGAGATAATATGTCAAAACTACTAGAGCGTTTTATTACATATGTCAAACTAAATACACGTTCAGATGCAAGTAGTAGCACCATCCCAACGACTTATTCTCAAGTGGAATTTGCCTTAATATTAAAAAAAGAATTAGAAGAAATGGGATTAGATAGTATTTTTTATAATGAAAAAAATGGTTTTTTGACAGCCAAATTACCTAAAAATAGTGATGAAAAGGTGACGTCAGTTGGATTTATTGCACATTTAGATACAGCTGATTACAATGCTGATAATATCACACCACACGTCTTTTCTAATTATGATGGTGGTGATGTGGTATTGAATAAAGAAACGAACATCATCATGAAGGTGGATGAGTTTCCTAACTTGAAGGACTATGTAGGAGAAACATTAATTACAACTGATGGAACAACTCTCTTAGGTGCAGATGATAAGGCAGGAATTGTGGAAATATTAGAACTGTTGGACTATTTCATTAGTCATCCAGCGATTGAGCATGGAGATATTTATGTTGCTTTTGGTCCTGATGAAGAAATTGGAACAGGGGCAGACCATTTTGATGTATCATATTTTCCAGTGGACTATGCTTATACTATTGATAGTGGACGTATCGGACACTTTGAGTATGAAACGTTTAATGCTGCTCAAGCCACGTTAACGATAGATGGGACAAGCGTTCATCCAGGGACAGCATATGGCATGATGGTTAATGCATTAAAAGTGGCAATAAATATAGATGCACAACTTCCTCAATTGGATGTACCAGAAAAAACACGAGGTTACGAAGGATTTTATCTACTTCATGATTTAGAGGGAAGCATTGACTCAGCGACAATGACTTATATTATTCGAGATCATGATAAAGCTCGCTTTGCTGAGAGAAAAGACTATATGACACGACTTGTTGATGAAATGAATAAGACGTTTGATCGTCCAAGAATTTCTCTTCAATTAGTTGATCAATACTATAATATGAAAGACATCATAGAACAAGATATGAGAAGTGTTGATGTTGCTGTTAAAGCAATGAAACAGTTAAGTATTGACCCAATTATTACCCCTTTTAGAGGTGGAACAGATGGTTCAAAAATATCATTTATGGGTGTGCCTACACCAAATATTTTTACAGGTGGAGAAAATTTTCATGGGCAATATGAATTTATTACATTAGAATCGATGGAAACTGTTGCAAAATTATTGATAGAAATT
This genomic stretch from Vagococcus sp. CY52-2 harbors:
- a CDS encoding FAD-binding oxidoreductase — translated: MSLKHKVGIIGGGIVGSTAAFYLSQEPTIDVTLFDDGTGQASSAAAGIISPWLSQRRNKEWYFLAKEGAKFYTRYMSDLSDFLDTTKIYHKTGTLLYKKTPKLLDKLESMAHKRLVDAPEIGDISHLSDKEINQLYPFITSTDDALFITGGAKIDGEQLINGIHSILKESDQLIKTSVSKIEYMNHQWNVHTKHDILMFDSLILSVGAWLPQLLEPLHYHVDIRPQKGQLIEVQSNLSTADLPVIMPVGESDIIPFYDGNILIGATHENDEGFDLTPDYTQLEHLKLVASDTINSLVELPITRHRVGTRAYTSDFLPFFGEVKGLKNLWVASGLGSSGLTTGPIIGKTLVDWLLKKETNFDRYKAQPNHYIKPITWEEL
- a CDS encoding pyridoxal phosphate-dependent aminotransferase, whose translation is MNKTMLNTFYQIPSENLLMEFTDLASKTPNLLNLSIGDPDITTPKEIIDSAFKDTYNGHTHYTASDGSDDFLTSVINFYKKQYDLSFEKNQVRATVGALQGMYLTLQVLLNEGDEVIIHEPYFSPYKTQVIEAGGTPIIIPTYEKDDFQIDPIILEKAITTKTKAIIINSPNNPTGAVFSKGTLTKIAELAITHNLFILSDEVYEAFTFGEPFTPMASLAPDNTITFSSFSKTFAMTGWRIGYMIAPKYINDACHLLSEDVTYSAPTPSQRAGIYALDHYQDVSKEVVHLFKERLEYIEKRIQDIPFLSVHSLKGSIYAFINISRTGLDSVAFSKKLLTEKQILVIPGQAFGESGSNFIRLAATQDIPVLEEAFDRLETLTFE
- a CDS encoding FtsW/RodA/SpoVE family cell cycle protein, which translates into the protein MLRVEKRELHQVDYRILLPVFLLSIIGLMSMYVAISGEYSSAEAIKKMMQQILWYAIGGIALYVTMVIKPDTIWKLIPYAYIIGIILMIALLFFYDAALAIETGSKNWFRFGPLTFQPAELVKILYILMLSYVVTRHNQEFGKRDMKTDGLLIGKMLLVTLPIAILLNLQNDFGTMLVFLAILGGIFLVSGISWKIVLSVVGIFLVLGVTLIFLVTTENGRQFLYRLGFKSYQFARIDAWINPFFDPTGQSYQQVQALLAIATGGFFGKGFNVSDVYVPVRSSDMIFSVIAENFGFVGSIFVILLYLLLIYRMIHACFETKNVFFSYVTAGVVMLILFHVFENIGANIGLLPLTGIPLPFISQGGSALVSNMIGVGLVMNMRYHYSSKKTS
- a CDS encoding amino acid ABC transporter ATP-binding protein, translated to MIKIHDLKKSFGDNDVLKGINLDIKAGEVVVVIGPSGSGKSTFLRCLNLLETPTSGMIEFEGTNLLDPKVDINQLRQKMGMVFQNFNLFPHKTVLENLTISPVKVKNESQDIADREGLALLERVGLKDKANQYPKSLSGGQQQRVAIARALAMHPDVMLFDEPTSALDPEMVGEVLAVMNALAEEGMTMVVVTHEMGFAREVADRVIFMDKGVIQEEGAPDDIFLHPKNDRTQGFLEKVL
- a CDS encoding cation diffusion facilitator family transporter; its protein translation is MTKRINEIKQAEKGALISIFTYIFLAFIKLAAGYYGKSQALSADGLNNFTDMIASIAVLIGLKVSRKPADNEHRYGHWKAENVASLLTSLIMFAVGVQVVMDGIRSIVDRQLEQPSQLAAYVGLFSASIMYGVYLINKKIAEKNNSQALHAVAKDNFSDMLTSIGTSIAVFAASFKLGWLDTLTAIIIGCIILKTAYEIFKESTFYLSDGFDKDLLTVYKNDILNMDGIMDVVSIRARSLGANVFLDVVVSMNPTLTVENSHQLVDQLETELKEKYDIFDIDVHVEPFYPSK
- the pepT gene encoding peptidase T; protein product: MSKLLERFITYVKLNTRSDASSSTIPTTYSQVEFALILKKELEEMGLDSIFYNEKNGFLTAKLPKNSDEKVTSVGFIAHLDTADYNADNITPHVFSNYDGGDVVLNKETNIIMKVDEFPNLKDYVGETLITTDGTTLLGADDKAGIVEILELLDYFISHPAIEHGDIYVAFGPDEEIGTGADHFDVSYFPVDYAYTIDSGRIGHFEYETFNAAQATLTIDGTSVHPGTAYGMMVNALKVAINIDAQLPQLDVPEKTRGYEGFYLLHDLEGSIDSATMTYIIRDHDKARFAERKDYMTRLVDEMNKTFDRPRISLQLVDQYYNMKDIIEQDMRSVDVAVKAMKQLSIDPIITPFRGGTDGSKISFMGVPTPNIFTGGENFHGQYEFITLESMETVAKLLIEIVKLSD
- a CDS encoding glycine cleavage system protein H, whose amino-acid sequence is MSEETLWVKDVEKGKMVGLTSTAQDDLGSITFVMLPKVGKEIKIGDPIVELEAEKAVVEYDSPVSGTIVSINEEAEKNPKLLDEKDAWLCIIK
- a CDS encoding arsenate reductase family protein, whose product is MTTFYWYPKCSTCKKAIAWLDEHNIEYNLIDMIESPPTKEQLIHWMETNDYPIRRFFNTSGVRYREQHLKEIVNDFSKEEAATRLTADGMLIKRPILEVGDKVLLGFKETDYESLLLN
- a CDS encoding SPJ_0845 family protein; its protein translation is MGLTFKRKDSLEKMFEEFAIEPKEDKKDKPEKEKTTVNFSVKPSPTDKDRK
- a CDS encoding LPXTG cell wall anchor domain-containing protein, translating into MLPQTGEVIMNWLPYIGIALVVVVAFLLFKKKKSNDDEEQNEP
- a CDS encoding metal-dependent transcriptional regulator; the protein is MSRSSNKEDYLKAIYENNGIDEFVSNKTLSQHLHVSPASVSEMVEKLQKDGLIEYKPYTGAKLTLEGLNQTIIIIRNHRIIETFLYDKLGYSLYDLHHLSEELEHVKDSVFFDRLYDYLGNPTNCPHGGIIPTEENYREQAIIPLTEFKIGDMPIIGRVMDDVSVLTYLDSINLSIGDTITILDIDDFNELIIFKINKNDSQHHISNKQANIIFSTN
- a CDS encoding ABC transporter substrate-binding protein/permease; this translates as MKRSLRKKLMLLFTLIIGVLTTIVPLHTFAEEETILKNIKDKGVLTVGLSADYAPYEFHATMDGKDQVVGTDILIAQKIADDMGVKLKVEEYGFDALIGALKTGKIDLIISGMSPSPERLKEVNFSDPYMTVEQKIVIRKEDKDKFKTVDDFNGIKVGAQVQSMQEELSNDELHANTVSLQQVPDIILQLQKKKIDAAVIEEPVAEAYLTQDNSLMFADIRLDNANKGTAVAIQKNAPDFLNLVNASIKEINDKDLMTEYKKEVIPYMFQDESFMKKYAPYYIKGTGYTIFLAIIGVLFGSILGTLLALMKQSKNKLFKWISVIYIEYVRGTPLLVQIFLVFFGLNVLGINLSALASSCVALSLNSGAYVAEIIRAGLNAVDKGQAEAARSLGMSQKKAMRYIIMPQAIKNILPALGNEFVTVIKESSVVSVIGVSELMFQAGVVRGASFKPFLPILIASLIYFVLTFTLSRALGVAERRIGTND